A section of the Pseudanabaena mucicola str. Chao 1806 genome encodes:
- a CDS encoding sugar transferase, giving the protein MILVTVGTEQYPFNALMDWICLLMKEGIINEEVTIQYGASTRLPDNVNVSKVMPEIQFKKSIEQASAVIAHCGEGTALLLEEFDKPYILVPRTAQFNEHVDDHQIEMADDLENQGILIARSPADLVKFLKLITIPRNSPSFGEDSLLCEYLSDRYPSQDYRNIMLVCSSGGHFKAMQGLSEYWQQFEQRDWITFKTGTTQSELKGEKAYWANSPTNRNLPNLIRNLLLAISVFSKKRPALTISTGAGVAVPFLVAAKYLCRSQVVFIESKTRIRDLSLSARLLRSLKALDLLVVRSEAIANRYPESVYIPTGNDQSSLKSGLSNVQITSFQDTALISTPKKIFNSEARRFKEDFRELCQEDESFRKIIIDMSNTEFIDSSGVGALISCLRILRQTDIQSGKVEATELVLWSVNPQVISILKMTNLDHIFYIEPSTRTNRLSSRKIQSLEKKQFHRLTQFFYRLYHLLISIPILCTIAYVMYFLYPTIKIDPRIPVHPSVRSFPKRIMDILGSLIGLSITAILFIPLAIAIKLESPGSVLFKQKRAGLMSKPFSIWKFRTMVKNAEILKSTVTNQIADSANCKDADSGKFFKNSNDPRVTKVGRILRKTSLDELPQFFNVLVGDMSLVGTRPPTFNEVGLYELENEYTGAKMTEWSRLDVKPGMTGVWQVNGRSSVKSFEEVMEFDLAYKQKWSLQYDLLLIFKTITVLFNRKNSAV; this is encoded by the coding sequence ATGATACTAGTTACAGTCGGCACTGAGCAGTATCCATTCAATGCATTAATGGATTGGATTTGTCTGTTAATGAAAGAGGGGATCATTAATGAAGAAGTCACTATCCAATATGGGGCATCAACTCGCTTGCCTGACAATGTAAATGTCAGCAAAGTAATGCCTGAAATCCAATTCAAGAAAAGCATTGAACAAGCAAGCGCCGTGATTGCTCATTGTGGGGAAGGGACAGCGCTATTACTGGAAGAATTTGATAAGCCTTATATCTTAGTACCCCGTACCGCCCAATTTAATGAGCATGTTGACGATCATCAAATAGAAATGGCAGATGATCTGGAAAATCAAGGCATACTCATCGCCCGATCACCTGCTGATTTAGTGAAATTTCTGAAATTGATTACGATACCCCGCAATTCTCCTAGTTTTGGCGAAGATAGTCTACTATGCGAATATCTCAGTGATCGCTATCCTAGCCAAGACTATCGCAACATCATGCTGGTCTGCTCATCGGGTGGACATTTCAAAGCAATGCAGGGCTTAAGTGAATATTGGCAGCAATTTGAGCAACGCGATTGGATCACCTTTAAAACTGGCACGACCCAATCAGAACTTAAGGGTGAAAAAGCCTACTGGGCAAATAGCCCCACCAATCGCAATCTGCCAAACTTAATCCGTAACCTACTATTAGCCATTAGCGTATTTTCTAAAAAGCGTCCTGCATTGACAATTTCGACTGGTGCTGGGGTTGCTGTCCCTTTTTTAGTTGCTGCCAAATATTTATGTAGAAGTCAAGTCGTTTTCATCGAATCCAAAACCCGCATTCGTGATTTGAGTCTTTCGGCAAGGTTGCTACGTTCCTTGAAAGCTTTAGACCTACTTGTCGTCCGTTCAGAAGCAATTGCAAACCGTTATCCTGAGTCAGTCTATATCCCTACAGGCAATGATCAATCATCATTAAAATCAGGTTTATCCAATGTCCAAATTACGAGTTTTCAAGATACCGCTTTAATCAGTACCCCAAAAAAAATCTTTAACTCCGAAGCGCGAAGATTCAAAGAAGACTTTCGGGAATTATGCCAAGAAGATGAGAGCTTTCGCAAAATCATTATTGATATGTCCAATACTGAGTTCATAGATAGCTCAGGCGTTGGCGCATTAATATCCTGTTTAAGAATCCTGCGCCAAACTGATATTCAATCGGGTAAAGTCGAAGCAACGGAATTAGTTCTATGGAGTGTGAATCCACAGGTGATTTCGATTTTAAAAATGACCAATCTCGATCACATTTTTTATATTGAGCCATCTACACGCACAAACCGCTTATCAAGTAGAAAAATTCAAAGCTTGGAGAAAAAACAATTTCATCGCCTTACCCAATTTTTTTATCGCCTCTATCACTTGCTAATTAGCATTCCCATTCTATGTACGATTGCGTATGTGATGTATTTTCTTTATCCTACGATCAAGATAGATCCGAGGATACCCGTACATCCCTCTGTACGCAGTTTCCCGAAGCGCATCATGGATATTTTGGGTTCATTAATTGGGCTAAGCATCACTGCAATCTTATTTATCCCCCTTGCGATCGCTATTAAATTAGAAAGTCCTGGCTCAGTACTATTTAAGCAAAAACGAGCCGGACTAATGAGCAAACCTTTTAGCATCTGGAAATTTCGCACCATGGTCAAAAATGCTGAAATACTCAAATCAACAGTGACCAATCAGATCGCTGATTCTGCCAATTGTAAAGATGCAGATAGTGGTAAGTTCTTTAAGAATAGTAACGATCCACGAGTCACAAAGGTAGGTCGAATTCTGCGTAAAACTAGCTTGGATGAGCTTCCGCAATTTTTTAATGTCTTGGTAGGTGATATGAGCCTAGTGGGAACAAGACCGCCTACTTTTAATGAAGTTGGACTCTATGAGCTAGAGAATGAATATACCGGTGCCAAAATGACAGAATGGAGTCGTCTCGATGTCAAACCGGGGATGACTGGTGTATGGCAAGTGAATGGTCGATCTAGCGTCAAAAGCTTTGAAGAAGTAATGGAGTTTGACTTAGCATATAAACAAAAGTGGAGTTTGCAATATGATCTTCTGTTAATCTTCAAAACGATCACTGTTTTATTTAATCGTAAAAATAGTGCTGTCTAA
- a CDS encoding polysaccharide biosynthesis/export family protein — MTATLSIHFIDFLAANPAIALPLSPGDRIRILIPEGELFSGVYEVNIDGNIQVPYLDPLPVKGLEIAEVKQKIYHTLIDRNFFQPKFLQVNVSILQWASIQVSVSGAIFQAGRVSINNRSAEERNLQQNQLSGDNPPERYLTAALRGAGGVTPMANVKEIRVIRNGLERIVDLAGIFTGEEIEDVALIAGDRVIVPELPQQQNSLVRPSQITPPGIRVFLSNLTTPAPGSVKSDGTGFPYGARFSQAVISANCVGGISSTNASRRAVLVRTDRQTGATKVFERDVEQIIRSSTDDINNPFLMPEDSVGCYDSTVNDVRDVVRTITDVLLNPFNLLFK; from the coding sequence ATGACTGCCACGCTGTCCATACATTTTATAGACTTTCTTGCAGCCAACCCAGCCATAGCATTGCCCTTATCCCCCGGTGATCGCATCAGGATCCTCATTCCTGAAGGGGAGTTATTTAGTGGTGTTTACGAAGTCAACATCGATGGCAATATTCAAGTTCCCTATCTTGATCCTCTACCAGTCAAAGGGCTAGAAATAGCCGAAGTCAAGCAAAAAATTTATCACACATTGATTGATCGTAATTTCTTTCAGCCTAAATTTTTGCAAGTCAATGTCAGTATTTTGCAATGGGCTTCCATTCAAGTAAGCGTTTCTGGTGCAATTTTTCAGGCAGGTCGAGTGTCCATAAACAATCGATCTGCGGAGGAACGTAACTTACAGCAAAATCAGTTATCAGGGGATAATCCTCCAGAGCGTTATCTGACTGCGGCTTTGCGTGGAGCAGGTGGCGTTACTCCAATGGCAAATGTTAAAGAAATTCGGGTGATCAGAAATGGTCTAGAGCGAATTGTCGATCTAGCTGGCATATTTACAGGTGAGGAAATCGAGGACGTAGCCTTGATTGCTGGCGATCGCGTAATTGTACCTGAGTTACCTCAACAGCAGAACAGCTTAGTCCGACCTTCTCAAATTACACCGCCTGGGATTCGGGTATTTCTATCGAATTTAACAACTCCTGCACCTGGTAGTGTCAAGTCCGACGGAACCGGCTTTCCCTATGGGGCAAGATTTTCTCAAGCAGTGATTTCTGCTAACTGCGTTGGTGGTATATCGTCCACTAATGCATCCCGCAGAGCCGTATTAGTTCGCACTGATCGCCAGACAGGAGCGACTAAGGTTTTTGAGCGCGATGTTGAGCAAATCATCCGTAGTTCTACCGATGACATCAATAATCCTTTCCTCATGCCCGAAGATAGCGTTGGTTGTTATGACTCTACTGTGAACGACGTAAGGGATGTTGTGCGAACAATTACCGATGTTCTCTTGAACCCCTTTAATTTGTTATTTAAGTGA
- a CDS encoding DUF5615 family PIN-like protein produces MARLYSNENFAIDIVQILRDYGHDVLTSYEAGQANQGIPDPEVLKFATNQNRILITFNRDDFIDLHRSGMNHSGIIICKDDRNYKGQAKFINDFLQSQTTELSDRLIRSQKQNQPKSKAPVFIIREY; encoded by the coding sequence TTGGCTAGACTCTATTCCAACGAAAACTTTGCGATCGATATTGTGCAAATCCTACGCGATTATGGTCATGATGTACTTACCTCGTACGAAGCAGGACAAGCAAATCAAGGAATTCCTGATCCTGAAGTTCTAAAATTTGCCACAAATCAAAATCGAATTCTAATCACGTTTAACCGTGATGATTTTATCGATTTACATCGTAGCGGTATGAATCATAGTGGCATCATTATTTGTAAAGATGATCGCAACTATAAGGGACAAGCCAAATTTATCAATGACTTTTTGCAATCTCAAACAACAGAACTTAGCGATCGCCTAATCCGTAGCCAAAAGCAAAATCAGCCTAAGTCTAAAGCGCCAGTGTTTATAATTCGTGAATACTAA
- a CDS encoding GNAT family N-acetyltransferase yields MNIINAQRKDKTRIIEVLCQSFQNDPQTNYILGSNGNHNKKLKRLMAYAFEFGLANGKVEISEDKNAVAIWKASNSKKMTINLFYESILFFLTFGWSGIKRISAMEKRIAAFYPDKTIFNYLWILGTNPSEQGKGYGTAILSKAINKFKQDKVPLYLETSTDSNLKFYERKHFKLHHSLILDSETQLKIYLLKYVEE; encoded by the coding sequence ATGAACATCATCAATGCACAAAGAAAAGACAAGACGAGAATTATAGAAGTACTTTGTCAGTCTTTTCAAAACGACCCACAGACAAATTATATTTTGGGTAGTAACGGAAATCATAATAAAAAACTGAAGCGACTAATGGCTTACGCGTTTGAATTTGGTTTAGCCAATGGTAAAGTTGAAATTAGCGAAGATAAAAATGCAGTTGCCATTTGGAAGGCAAGTAATTCTAAAAAGATGACAATAAATTTATTCTATGAAAGCATATTATTCTTTTTAACCTTTGGATGGAGTGGTATAAAAAGAATATCAGCTATGGAAAAGAGAATTGCAGCATTTTACCCTGACAAAACAATTTTCAATTATTTGTGGATTTTGGGGACTAATCCGAGTGAACAAGGTAAGGGATATGGTACTGCAATACTATCAAAAGCCATTAATAAATTTAAACAGGACAAAGTACCTTTATATTTGGAAACTTCTACTGACTCCAACCTAAAATTTTACGAAAGAAAACATTTTAAATTACACCATAGTCTGATACTAGACAGTGAAACACAACTAAAGATTTACCTTTTGAAGTATGTTGAAGAATAA
- a CDS encoding NAD(P)/FAD-dependent oxidoreductase — translation MASTEVVVIGGGAAGFFGAIHAAQSAHTHVTLLEAGRQPLAKVRVSGGGRCNVTHHCFEPSQLVQNYPRGGKALRGAFSKFQPINVVRWFNQEGVKLKTEADGRMFPITDDSETIVEALMFAAKKACVHLRTNVLVQKIEYLSDRKFVVILKNGEHIICDRLLLATGSSPSGYAIARSLGHEIETPVPSLFTFNIKDSQLHELAGVSVNPAIIRLISTASSEKKKLSRNSLEQSGAILITHWGLSGPAVLKLSAWAARELHECNYQAKLAVNWIPSLKVEAIKQILLTARTEQPKKFISNYCPLEISLRLWDYLLNKAEVELEKRWADIANKSIQQIVNVLNASEYAIAGKGIFKEEFVTCGGIRLQDVNFQTMESKICPGLFFAGEILDIDGVTGGFNFQNAWTTAWIAAQGINAETNKQLDISKLKTESFVPPA, via the coding sequence ATGGCAAGTACAGAAGTTGTAGTAATCGGTGGTGGAGCAGCAGGCTTTTTTGGCGCAATCCATGCAGCGCAATCTGCCCATACTCACGTTACACTCTTGGAGGCAGGACGACAACCTCTCGCAAAAGTCAGAGTTTCAGGGGGCGGACGCTGTAATGTGACCCATCATTGTTTTGAGCCTTCACAATTAGTCCAGAATTATCCTAGAGGTGGTAAAGCTTTACGTGGAGCCTTTTCTAAATTTCAGCCCATAAATGTCGTGCGTTGGTTTAATCAAGAAGGAGTGAAGCTAAAAACGGAAGCCGACGGCAGAATGTTTCCCATTACCGATGATTCGGAAACGATTGTGGAAGCCTTGATGTTTGCCGCAAAAAAGGCATGTGTTCATCTTCGTACCAATGTTTTAGTCCAGAAGATCGAATATTTGAGTGATCGCAAATTTGTTGTGATCCTTAAAAATGGTGAGCATATCATCTGCGATCGCCTATTACTTGCTACAGGTAGCAGTCCATCGGGCTATGCGATCGCGCGATCATTAGGTCATGAAATTGAGACACCAGTTCCTTCTCTATTTACCTTTAATATTAAAGATTCTCAATTGCACGAACTTGCAGGAGTCAGTGTCAATCCTGCCATAATTAGGTTAATTAGTACCGCTAGCTCTGAGAAGAAAAAATTGAGTCGTAATTCCTTAGAGCAATCGGGAGCTATATTAATCACCCATTGGGGGTTGAGTGGTCCCGCAGTTCTGAAGTTATCAGCATGGGCGGCACGAGAACTCCATGAATGTAATTATCAAGCGAAATTAGCCGTCAATTGGATTCCATCTTTAAAAGTAGAAGCAATTAAACAAATTCTCCTAACAGCAAGAACAGAGCAGCCCAAAAAATTTATTTCTAACTACTGTCCCTTAGAGATTTCTCTGCGACTCTGGGATTATTTGTTGAATAAAGCAGAAGTAGAACTAGAAAAACGTTGGGCAGATATTGCTAATAAATCCATTCAGCAAATTGTAAATGTGTTAAATGCGAGTGAATATGCGATCGCAGGGAAAGGTATATTTAAAGAAGAATTTGTTACCTGTGGCGGTATTCGTTTGCAAGATGTGAATTTTCAGACGATGGAAAGCAAGATTTGCCCCGGTTTATTTTTTGCAGGAGAAATTTTAGATATTGATGGCGTAACAGGTGGTTTTAACTTTCAGAATGCATGGACTACTGCTTGGATTGCAGCACAGGGTATAAATGCTGAGACAAATAAGCAGCTAGACATAAGTAAACTAAAAACCGAGAGTTTTGTTCCGCCCGCGTAG
- a CDS encoding GTPase encodes MANFSYRNRNYNASFSINANGQKILVITNPDRVELHIKNGECTAIRKELNGNKKEIDVKEPHRKDFYDGLIREARKVAEKEESDRNAENTFDQRVEEEYRNNAESVFNQQVDTEYAAQVDFNKTLNIAVVGNVSSGKSSLINALLMRDREDAVADVGATSGVTTELNILRLNDERVRLIDSPGLGDIRKENSAVTKEFLKHIDIGILVVTGSADASQKQYFDDLRANCTRVFLVLNKCDQWDNYRPQALEDVKEQWKQCLGVDKIYAVCALGYDKQLPDDFPLDIRGVNELREDIEVFLESEGKKLLLARHMGDKKSYAKGIIVTAVTAVGVQALLPGKAFYSGIELTKKDTTGILKDKFNEYRNRVGTILKRLGMTDIRNLGSLNFKDIIDGLF; translated from the coding sequence ATGGCAAATTTTTCTTATAGGAATAGAAATTACAACGCAAGTTTTTCCATAAATGCGAATGGTCAAAAGATCTTAGTTATTACTAATCCAGATAGAGTAGAACTGCATATCAAAAACGGTGAATGTACAGCCATTAGGAAAGAATTAAATGGTAATAAGAAAGAAATTGACGTAAAAGAGCCACATCGAAAAGATTTTTATGACGGACTTATCCGAGAAGCTCGAAAAGTTGCTGAAAAAGAAGAAAGCGATCGCAATGCTGAAAATACTTTTGATCAAAGAGTTGAAGAAGAGTATAGAAATAATGCTGAAAGTGTTTTTAATCAGCAAGTTGATACAGAGTATGCAGCACAAGTAGATTTTAATAAAACCTTAAATATTGCCGTTGTTGGGAACGTTAGCTCTGGTAAAAGCTCCCTGATTAACGCTCTATTGATGCGCGATCGCGAAGATGCTGTTGCTGATGTCGGCGCTACATCGGGAGTAACCACAGAACTAAATATATTGCGTCTTAACGATGAACGAGTAAGGTTAATCGATTCTCCTGGACTTGGAGATATACGAAAAGAGAATAGTGCCGTCACTAAAGAATTCCTTAAACATATTGATATCGGAATCTTGGTGGTTACAGGCTCGGCTGACGCTTCTCAAAAACAGTATTTTGATGATTTAAGAGCAAATTGTACTCGCGTATTTCTAGTTTTGAATAAATGCGATCAATGGGATAATTACAGACCTCAAGCATTAGAAGATGTAAAAGAACAATGGAAGCAATGCTTAGGAGTCGATAAAATCTATGCAGTGTGTGCGTTAGGTTATGATAAGCAATTACCCGATGACTTCCCTCTTGATATTAGAGGAGTAAATGAACTTAGGGAGGATATAGAAGTTTTTTTGGAATCAGAAGGAAAAAAGCTTCTACTCGCCCGACACATGGGCGATAAAAAATCTTACGCAAAAGGAATTATAGTAACGGCTGTAACTGCGGTTGGTGTTCAAGCTTTATTACCAGGGAAAGCATTTTATAGTGGTATAGAGCTTACAAAGAAGGATACAACAGGGATTTTGAAAGATAAATTTAATGAGTATCGGAATCGAGTAGGTACTATCCTAAAACGACTTGGAATGACTGATATCAGAAATCTAGGCTCTTTAAACTTCAAAGACATTATTGATGGATTGTTCTGA
- a CDS encoding DUF2358 domain-containing protein, translating into MTNIIDIIKADYAKFPQAQTYSIYSEDVYFKDPVYNFRGIKQYQKMIGFITFWFKNLKLELHDISRTDNLITANWTMSWDAPFPWKPRISVTGWSDLTLGNFTDLSGDRELIISHIDYWECSKFDVIKQHFRFLR; encoded by the coding sequence ATGACCAATATTATTGACATCATTAAGGCGGATTACGCCAAATTTCCCCAAGCGCAAACCTATAGCATCTATAGCGAAGATGTCTATTTTAAAGATCCTGTCTACAACTTTCGCGGGATTAAGCAATATCAAAAAATGATTGGATTTATTACCTTTTGGTTTAAAAACCTCAAGCTCGAACTCCATGACATCTCCCGTACCGATAATCTGATCACTGCAAATTGGACAATGAGTTGGGATGCCCCATTTCCATGGAAACCTCGCATTAGCGTGACGGGATGGAGTGACCTCACCCTTGGCAACTTTACCGATCTATCAGGCGATCGCGAATTAATTATTTCCCACATCGACTATTGGGAATGCAGCAAATTTGATGTAATTAAGCAACATTTTCGATTTTTACGGTAG
- a CDS encoding DUF433 domain-containing protein, with the protein MNTKLVESLAQVIESLAPDEYALLQEKLKSRTIQKTIGVCGGHARIRNTRIPVWTIISLQQQGADTPELLRNFPSLTVNDLSNARFYYSTHQEEIDHAIASHQYEQEEASIG; encoded by the coding sequence ATGAATACAAAATTAGTAGAATCCCTAGCTCAAGTCATCGAATCCCTTGCACCAGATGAATATGCCCTATTGCAAGAAAAGCTAAAATCTCGCACAATCCAGAAAACCATCGGCGTATGTGGCGGTCACGCAAGAATCCGCAATACCCGCATCCCCGTTTGGACAATCATCTCACTCCAACAACAAGGAGCCGATACCCCAGAGCTTTTACGCAACTTCCCATCATTGACCGTAAATGACTTGAGTAACGCCCGATTCTATTACTCTACACATCAAGAAGAAATTGATCACGCGATCGCCTCTCATCAATACGAGCAAGAGGAAGCGAGCATTGGCTAG
- a CDS encoding GumC family protein: MSTNRRIQSLPIASSPDEHPLEKKNKYWRYARYAAIGLATNAALWGITLFYLKTTKPVYTSSWAVIVPGAGSGVSVNLPEIGQASSSSSSPFGSTSMDPRANYQFLVTNEAVLEDAADQLKIPLKQLSKPKVKLVDNTSIMEFEVTGPTARDAQLRAYAIYDALQTKLSQLRLEEVAKRAQGSQATLTSTREKLQQAQKTLSEYKASSGLSSGDQVKDLSNNIEQLRKQRAESYAQVQQSTTRLAQLSSALDITVPEAANAFLLQADQLFQQNLKDYNESSSTLVVLKAKWGDNHPLVIKEAARRESARAAMLDQASSLLGRRVNLAVLQQLSIKSESGSSRESLFRDLVAIQTEQQGIVAQTEALSNQIEELEARLKIIVQKQSKLDNLQREVQIAEAVFASTLAKLDLGKSDIFISYPITQLLAEPNLPDEKTSPKPSIVFVGAGVASIFITTGLGLLWWRKETVNYIKDKIKPNQTNILES, from the coding sequence ATGTCAACCAATCGACGCATACAATCTCTACCTATAGCAAGTAGCCCTGATGAGCATCCTTTAGAGAAGAAAAACAAGTATTGGCGCTATGCAAGATATGCTGCGATCGGCTTAGCTACTAATGCGGCTTTATGGGGTATTACATTATTCTATCTCAAAACAACAAAGCCAGTCTATACTAGCAGTTGGGCAGTGATTGTCCCAGGGGCTGGTTCGGGGGTGAGTGTCAATTTGCCTGAAATCGGACAAGCCAGTTCATCCAGTAGCTCTCCCTTTGGCAGTACTTCTATGGATCCTAGAGCGAATTATCAATTTCTGGTTACCAATGAGGCGGTTTTAGAAGATGCTGCAGATCAGTTGAAGATTCCCCTCAAGCAACTGAGCAAACCGAAGGTCAAACTAGTGGATAACACTTCGATTATGGAATTTGAAGTTACAGGTCCTACAGCCAGGGATGCCCAATTGCGAGCATATGCTATTTATGATGCCCTCCAGACGAAATTGAGTCAATTGCGGTTAGAGGAGGTTGCCAAGCGTGCACAGGGAAGTCAAGCAACCTTAACCTCCACAAGGGAAAAGCTACAACAAGCCCAAAAGACTCTTTCCGAATATAAAGCTTCATCGGGGCTCAGTTCTGGCGATCAAGTGAAGGATCTGTCAAACAACATCGAACAACTTCGCAAGCAAAGGGCGGAAAGCTATGCTCAAGTCCAACAGTCCACCACCCGTTTAGCGCAACTATCCTCTGCTCTCGATATCACTGTTCCTGAAGCCGCCAATGCCTTTCTCCTCCAAGCCGATCAGTTATTTCAGCAGAATTTAAAGGATTACAATGAATCTAGTTCCACGTTGGTAGTTTTAAAGGCAAAGTGGGGGGATAACCATCCTTTAGTGATCAAGGAAGCGGCGAGAAGAGAATCAGCTCGTGCGGCAATGCTGGATCAGGCTAGTTCTCTGTTAGGACGCAGGGTTAATCTTGCAGTTCTTCAGCAACTCAGTATTAAGAGTGAATCTGGCTCTAGTCGCGAGAGTCTATTTCGCGATTTAGTGGCAATCCAGACAGAACAGCAGGGCATAGTTGCTCAAACTGAAGCTCTGAGCAATCAAATTGAAGAATTAGAAGCACGCTTAAAAATTATCGTTCAGAAACAATCAAAGCTAGATAATCTGCAACGAGAAGTACAAATTGCTGAGGCAGTTTTCGCTTCCACCTTAGCAAAGTTAGACCTTGGTAAGTCTGATATTTTTATCTCCTATCCCATCACTCAATTACTAGCAGAGCCAAACCTGCCCGATGAGAAAACTTCTCCTAAACCATCGATTGTATTTGTAGGTGCTGGAGTTGCTTCAATCTTTATTACTACTGGCTTAGGATTGCTGTGGTGGCGCAAAGAAACCGTAAACTACATCAAAGACAAAATCAAGCCAAATCAAACCAATATCCTAGAATCATGA
- a CDS encoding sensor histidine kinase — MKSPDRLLIVDDVPDNLFLVRTILEEEGYEIIAASNGYEALKIIESDPIDLVLLDVMMPLMDGYEVTRRIRAIKDLPFIPILLITAYDRANAVKGLDLGADEFIRKPIEADELLARVRSLLRLKHSIAERDRIDRQRQDFVSRLTHDLRTPLVAADRMLGLLQDGVLGEISPQIGEALTIMGRSNRNLLEMVNKLLDVYRYESGSKTINLQPLNVQELLEQVVEELKPIAISKNLALTADLEQTATVKGDRLELLRVFNNLIGNALKFTEQGKVHVSLNLAQNEAHQSEAIIAITDTGAGIPIDEQPFLFQRFRQGNHQKQGSGLGLYLSHYIISAHDGKILVKSPNLDSQQGSTFFVHLPII, encoded by the coding sequence ATGAAATCTCCTGACCGTTTACTAATTGTTGATGATGTGCCTGACAATTTATTTCTTGTCCGCACAATTCTCGAAGAAGAGGGATACGAGATTATCGCAGCATCTAATGGTTATGAGGCATTAAAAATTATTGAATCTGATCCAATTGATTTGGTATTGCTAGATGTGATGATGCCCCTCATGGATGGCTATGAGGTAACACGCCGCATCAGAGCGATCAAGGATTTGCCATTCATTCCCATTTTATTGATTACAGCCTATGATCGCGCTAATGCCGTTAAAGGACTAGATCTTGGTGCAGATGAATTTATTCGGAAACCAATTGAGGCAGATGAGCTCTTGGCAAGGGTGCGATCGCTACTGCGATTAAAACATAGTATTGCGGAGCGCGATCGCATTGATCGACAACGACAGGATTTTGTATCGCGCTTAACCCATGATTTGCGGACTCCACTTGTGGCGGCAGATCGGATGTTGGGACTATTACAAGATGGCGTATTAGGTGAAATTTCGCCGCAAATTGGGGAAGCATTGACTATCATGGGACGCAGCAATCGCAATTTACTAGAAATGGTGAATAAGCTCCTTGATGTCTATCGCTATGAATCAGGCAGCAAAACTATCAATTTACAGCCCTTAAATGTGCAAGAACTGCTCGAACAAGTCGTGGAGGAACTCAAGCCGATCGCTATTTCTAAAAATCTAGCCCTGACCGCCGATCTAGAACAAACCGCTACGGTCAAAGGCGATCGTCTAGAGTTATTACGAGTATTTAACAATTTAATTGGTAATGCTCTAAAATTTACCGAGCAAGGAAAGGTTCATGTTAGCCTAAATCTAGCTCAAAACGAGGCGCATCAATCTGAAGCAATTATTGCAATCACAGATACTGGTGCGGGTATTCCAATTGATGAGCAACCATTCTTGTTCCAAAGATTTCGCCAAGGTAACCATCAAAAACAAGGTAGCGGCTTAGGTCTATACCTATCGCACTATATTATTAGTGCCCATGATGGAAAAATTCTGGTCAAATCTCCTAATCTTGACTCTCAGCAAGGTTCTACTTTCTTTGTGCATTTACCCATTATTTAA
- the rppA gene encoding two-component system response regulator RppA, whose amino-acid sequence MRILLVDDEEELAEPLQRVLTNQGYVVDIANSGDRGWELAQVGEYDLLILDWMMPEKSGIEICRDLRQKGDITPVLILTAKDTLDDRVTGLDIGADDYLVKPFELRELLARVRALLRRAPIAIAATSEPTNETTKLSYGDLELDRENQLVYRNQVAIALTEREYQLLEYFLLHPNQLLSHDQISQYIWKEGEDLPTSNALVAQIKLLRRKIDRDRQISLINTVYGKGYRFG is encoded by the coding sequence ATGCGAATCTTGTTAGTGGATGATGAGGAAGAATTAGCGGAACCTTTGCAGAGGGTTTTGACCAATCAGGGCTATGTGGTGGATATTGCTAATAGTGGCGATCGCGGTTGGGAATTGGCACAGGTCGGTGAATACGATCTGCTGATTTTGGACTGGATGATGCCAGAGAAATCAGGAATTGAAATATGTAGAGATTTACGCCAAAAAGGAGATATCACGCCAGTTCTGATACTGACTGCTAAAGATACCCTTGATGATCGTGTGACGGGTTTAGATATTGGAGCCGATGATTATTTGGTTAAACCCTTTGAATTACGAGAGTTACTAGCTAGAGTTCGCGCCTTATTGCGTCGCGCACCCATTGCGATCGCTGCAACCAGTGAGCCTACAAATGAAACTACAAAATTGAGTTATGGAGATTTAGAACTAGATCGTGAAAATCAATTGGTCTATCGTAATCAAGTAGCGATCGCTTTAACTGAAAGAGAATATCAACTTTTAGAATATTTCCTACTCCATCCCAATCAGTTGCTGAGTCATGATCAGATTTCGCAATATATATGGAAAGAAGGTGAGGATTTGCCTACTAGTAATGCCCTTGTAGCTCAAATCAAGTTACTACGCCGCAAGATTGATCGTGATCGGCAAATTTCTCTGATTAATACAGTATATGGTAAAGGATATCGTTTTGGGTAG